In Hydra vulgaris chromosome 06, alternate assembly HydraT2T_AEP, a genomic segment contains:
- the LOC136081550 gene encoding uncharacterized protein LOC136081550: MKAKRKRFKVECLKCGSIFNHDFKKQHQEKVHNGISLNIKHVGTNVFYKDFREHHGAPENPFQTAVKTSKVAGKRESICTWFNNYETCSLDSVATASQCQYLIALGPHQPKLTKYPVNTTVINIKQHSFNPKWYNEYPLLEYSIVTDSAYCFVCTLFSNGPGRSYQNSAWVKPGVCQWHKMKSCGVKKLGKLQHHFCCFSHKAALHDYYEFMTTENHNDIILNVSNRKEAIKTLSRQGLAFRGDGDESGGNFMQFVQLLSRHNPLLKRWIEESSLRSHNQGKSVERLLEIEKGNDKTGSDTASQIVNILESNLLNPELIPFQSYDFASNMSGKFNGTHVKLSELVGHKIMFIPCQAHRLNMFLERSCDASSIIGSTLNILENLYVFFSSSNKRYGLLNEKISKIENALQLRNLSKTRWTARAESVKAVWNSLEAAVESLDEILLLNECFDKGTRSKALALRKQILSFDFIVSISFMKNIMYKLKYLTETLEAKNLSIIDAITLNYSTMKILASINSDDYAMNNFINSAKEFSTLLGIDSEADF, encoded by the exons ATGAAGGCAAAAcgtaaaagatttaaagttgAATGTCTAAAATGTGGCAGTATATTTAATCacgattttaaaaaacaacaccaAGAAAAAGTACATAATGGgatatcattaaatataaaacacgtTGGTACCAACGTGTTTTATAAGGATTTTCGGGAGCACCATGGTGCTCCCGAAAATCCTTTTCAAACTGCAGTTAAAACTTCCAAAGTCGCAGGGAAACGAGAATCGATATGTACCTGGTTTAAT aaCTATGAAACAT GCAGTCTTGATTCGGTTGCTACAGCATCTCAGTGTCAATACCTTATTGCTTTAGGGCCACATCAGCCAAAATTAACTAAATATCCAGTTAATACTACAGTTATCAACATTAAACAACATAGTTTTAATCCTAAATGGTACAATGAATATCCATTATTAGAATATAGTATTGTGACAGATTCTGCATACTGTTTTGTATGTACTTTATTTTCAAATGGTCCAGGAAGATCTTATCAAAATTCAGCATGGGTAAAACCTGGTGTTTGTCAATGGCATAAAATGAAAAGCTGTGGAGTTAAAAAATTAGGTAAATTACAgcatcatttttgttgtttttctcATAAAGCAGCGTTACATGATTATTATGAATTTATGACAACTGAAAAtcataatgatattattttaaacgtATCAAATAGAAAAGAAGCAATTAA AACATTATCACGACAAGGATTAGCATTTCGAGGTGATGGTGACGAAAGTGGAGGAAATTTTATGCAGTTTGTTCAATTACTCTCTAGGCATAATCCCTTATTGAAACGCTGGATAGAGGAGTCTTCTTTACGATCACATAA TCAAGGCAAATCTGTTGAGCGACTTTTGGAAATTGAAAAGGGAAACGATAAAACTGGTTCGGATACAGCATCACAAATAGTCAACATTTtagaaagtaatttattaaatcCGGAGTTAATACCCTTTCAATCCTATGATTTTGCAAGTAATATGTCAGGGAAATTTAATGGAACCCATGTTAAACTTTCTGAACTTGTTGGTcacaaaattatgtttatacCATGCCAAGCCCATCGCTTGAACATGTTTTTAGAACGTAGTTGTGATGCTAGTAGTATAATTGGAAGTACTcttaatatattagaaaatctCTATGTCTTTTTTTCCTCAAGTAATAAAAGATATGGTTTGCTTAATgagaaaatttctaaaattgaaaatgcgTTACAATTAAGAAACTTGTCAAAAACCAGGTGGACAGCTCGTGCTGAAAGTGTTAAGGCTGTATGGAATTCATTAGAAGCTGCTGTTGAAAGCCTTGATGAAATTCTATTATTAAACGAGTGTTTTGATAAAGGAACAAGATCAAAAGCACTTGCTCTTCGAAAACAAATactttcttttgattttattgtttctatATCTTTCATGAAGAACATTATGTACAAACTAAAGTATCTTACTGAAACTCTTGAGgcaaaaaatttatctataattgatgcaataactttaaattacagCACAATGAAAATTTTAGCATCAATCAACTCTGATGACTATGCAATGAACAATTTCATTAATAGTGCTAAAGAGTTTTCCACCTTACTTGGAATAGACTCTGAAGCTGATTTTTGA
- the LOC136081551 gene encoding tigger transposable element-derived protein 4-like: MVRNRIKKTNKVVIPSETMKVAVNKVLEGTQLNVVARQFNIDRMTLKRYCRKKRLNPNEAFKPNYNNRQVFTAEDEKSLSSYLLIASKMNYGLSTRSTRLLAYEFALKNNKICPSSWIKNKIAGIDWLQGLMKRQPELSLRTPEATSFARSIAFNKHTVREFFQNLKTVRNRYKYNPNCIYNVDETGLTTVQKPVKVLACRGSKQVGRITSAERGTLVTACCASNAIGNSIPPLFIFPRVKFHDYMIKEGPPGCVGFANPSGWMNSEIFIEWIKHFVKYSNSQESPVLLLLDSHESHISVKGLELAVQHGITMISFPPHCSHKLQPLDRTVFGPLKRFYNSACDNWMVSNPRPMTIYDIVSIVREPYTKAFSPSNIQTGFRVAGIEPFNSEIFKDDEYLPSSDTDRAAPDTVTITPVNNMESEMIPAHVNHIESEITIVNIETSILNKVSTSVASIISPEVLKPNPKASARKKKVKSRQLKTRILTDTPVRNEIRLSKEKKILKQTKNRQKVSTKDKKETKNYLLRNKKQCKPKAASQLDFHK; the protein is encoded by the coding sequence ATGGTTagaaatagaattaaaaaaacaaataaagttgtTATACCAAGTGAAACAATGAAAGTAGctgttaataaagttttagaagGAACACAACTGAATGTTGTAGCACGTCAGTTTAACATAGATAGAATgactttaaaaagatattgtcgTAAAAAGAGGCTTAATCCAAATGAAGCTTTCAAGCCTAACTACAACAATAGACAAGTTTTTACAGCagaagatgaaaaaagtttatcaagttATTTACTAATTGCATCAAAAATGAACTATGGCCTTTCAACTAGGTCAACGCGATTATTGGCATAtgaatttgctttaaaaaacaataagataTGCCCATCATCAtggatcaaaaataaaattgcaggCATTGATTGGTTGCAAGGTCTTATGAAAAGACAACCAGAGTTGTCTCTACGAACACCTGAAGCAACGAGCTTCGCTCGATCAATAGCTTTTAACAAACACACTGTAAGagagttttttcaaaatcttaaaACGGTAAGAAATCGATATAAATATAATCCTAACtgtatatataatgttgatgaaactggTTTAACAACCGTTCAAAAGCCGGTAAAGGTTTTAGCTTGTAGAGGAAGCAAACAAGTTGGAAGAATCACATCTGCAGAACGAGGAACATTGGTAACTGCATGTTGTGCCTCTAATGCTATTGGAAATTCCATTCctccattatttatttttcctagGGTAAAGTTTCATGATTACATGATTAAGGAAGGACCTCCTGGATGTGTGGGATTTGCAAATCCTTCTGGTTGGATGAACTCAGAAATTTTCATAGAATGgattaaacattttgttaaatattcaaACTCTCAGGAATCTCCAGTTTTGTTACTTCTCGACAGTCATGAAAGTCATATTTCTGTTAAAGGCTTGGAGCTTGCAGTTCAACACGGAATTACAATGATAAGTTTTCCTCCCCATTGCAGCCATAAATTGCAGCCATTAGATAGAACTGTTTTTGGACCattgaaaaggttttacaaTTCTGCATGTGATAATTGGATGGTTTCAAACCCAAGACCAATGACCATTTATGATATTGTTTCAATAGTTCGAGAACCGTATACAAAAGCTTTCTCACCATCTAATATACAGACAGGATTTAGAGTAGCTGGCATTGAGCCATTCAATTCTGAAATTTTCAAAGATGATGAATATTTACCATCATCAGATACAGATAGAGCTGCTCCAGATACAGTTACTATCACTCCTGTCAACAACATGGAATCTGAAATGATACCAGCACATGTTAATCACATAGAGTCTGAAATAACTATAGTAAATATTGaaacaagtattttaaacaaagtgtCAACAAGTGTTGCTTCTATAATCTCACCTGAGGTTTTAAAACCTAACCCAAAAGCATCtgccagaaaaaaaaaagttaaaagtagaCAGTTAAAAACAAGGATCTTGACTGATACTCCTGTCAGAAATGAAATTCGTTTgtcaaaagaaaagaaaattttgaagcaAACCAAAAATCGACAAAAAGTCTCCACAAAAGATAAGAAAGAAACTAAGAATTACTTGCTtaggaataaaaaacaatgtaaaccAAAAGCTGCTTCACAACTTGACTTTCACAAATGA